From Onychostoma macrolepis isolate SWU-2019 chromosome 05, ASM1243209v1, whole genome shotgun sequence, one genomic window encodes:
- the ajm1 gene encoding apical junction component 1 homolog yields the protein MTRTHPPDILVSTVYQDVKVNSLSNHSKACHPSKQCDSPSISKLENTRKSKSKKRHCRSFDTESMDKPRYHTIAMEYPYRRAERYAANPEVAWNALGRQQGHGLHRFSSPDIFSYRLTSQPMTAEMPGEIAVTEQKRRTRSRSASRVQTSLTPVSFDASPPVARRGREAQRAHRNTQPRPEVSSRGESSYVATRAHVNEVHPIKLQPQRSDTSRYSPAHVPEGFDEGRSEKPATSPHVRCRVDIKPDESAVQQGGRKAATPHVDIPWQKYPSSGSRSLTVPRHFSTSRTPTPTESFTGEYRQAYQYSQSMPNSYMQPMEIPLQKVVSPREPREPYGRERRAHSSPNVPTKFFYAEDLGKYGSSAPSRTHYQDDRYSIPSQPYSPKVQYVQDPRTHIVHTVPSRQYFTEVDPYHYPGQPVYPKPYAASEPGAYIIQTPPARTFYGDDPRTYQIQTAPPRIFYMADSYTPPMEHHIPARAYYTEGRRHARVVQPQSEDWYGSEVSGYSSHYPSSYVSQVTPTRVRQEPKLTTWYANPCMEPARTVTDPRPYSRSWDNILDTHVEREQPVPRGKSDENLLCQGIQTSSERPKPVVVNLSSSPRRYAALSLSENSLIDKSPTEARSSSSKLWFVTPEITITDNDIRPSNLSKSEARSASWDVLDSKSAPNQEAPQREAKSRSGESTKEKIHSSTSLQQSLEQLDELLADLVIDYKPPARRTSEDLLDQLKKLIDEEEAVSSARKDSMAGSESGMPLDKQPTSIKIDPDTLRDTDGSCDGLRSTEECSPDQSPDEDDTMMCSNNKCRRTETLFNACLYFKSCHSCYTYYCSRNCRREDWDVHKESCLYGRIGSVCRHVIKHCRETAEVHKAFSRIAKVGYLSRGRGVLFLGFPNPGSSTNFLQFGLESLLMSPTYLSLRELESFKDNLGEYCKELQEAGKEYDPNECFLLNVSIAVGDQVPDGPSPRVQAPTVRKFAKIALASYSPEKKVHRKETDMETLILTPPPGMADIDKEGEEGRKAREICFINIQRELRIRGVFLRHEYPNVYQKLCEFVENNRRFTPTTIYPIDKRTGKQFMCMIMAASEPRTLDWVANPHLLDDII from the coding sequence ATGACACGCACACATCCACCTGATATACTAGTATCAACAGTGTATCAAGATGTTAAAGTAAATTCCCTCTCAAACCACTCCAAAGCCTGTCATCCCTCAAAACAATGTGATTCCCCATCCATCAGCAAACTGGAGAACACTCgaaaaagcaaaagcaaaaagaGGCACTGCCGTAGCTTTGACACTGAGTCTATGGACAAACCCCGATATCATACAATAGCAATGGAGTACCCATACCGAAGGGCTGAAAGGTATGCGGCCAATCCAGAGGTTGCCTGGAACGCCTTAGGTCGCCAACAAGGGCATGGACTTCACCGGTTTTCTTCCCCAGACATATTTAGCTACCGTCTCACCTCCCAGCCAATGACTGCTGAGATGCCTGGTGAAATTGCTGTGACAGAACAAAAGAGGAGGACTAGATCTAGAAGTGCCTCACGGGTTCAGACCAGCCTAACTCCTGTGTCTTTTGATGCTTCCCCTCCAGTGGCAAGGAGAGGCCGGGAAGCTCAAAGGGCGCATCGAAACACTCAGCCAAGGCCGGAAGTTTCCTCAAGAGGAGAGTCTTCCTACGTCGCCACGCGGGCACACGTGAACGAAGTACATCCCATCAAACTGCAGCCGCAGAGGAGTGATACAAGCAGGTATTCCCCTGCACATGTGCCTGAAGGCTTTGACGAAGGAAGGTCAGAGAAACCTGCCACTAGTCCTCATGTTCGGTGCCGGGTAGACATCAAACCAGATGAGTCGGCTGTGCAGCAAGGAGGCCGAAAGGCAGCTACACCCCATGTGGACATACCTTGGCAGAAGTATCCCAGCAGTGGCAGTCGGAGTCTGACAGTGCCTCGCCATTTCTCCACTTCGAGGACACCGACTCCCACTGAGTCTTTCACTGGAGAGTACAGGCAGGCGTACCAGTATTCCCAAAGTATGCCAAATAGCTACATGCAGCCTATGGAGATCCCTTTACAAAAGGTGGTCTCGCCACGGGAGCCAAGGGAACCCTATGGACGGGAACGAAGGGCTCATTCAAGCCCCAACGTGCCAACTAAATTCTTCTATGCAGAGGATTTGGGAAAGTATGGATCTTCAGCTCCATCAAGGACTCATTATCAAGATGACCGATACAGCATTCCTAGCCAACCCTACTCACCTAAAGTACAATATGTACAAGATCCAAGGACTCACATTGTTCATACTGTACCTTCCCGGCAATATTTCACAGAAGTCGACCCCTACCATTACCCCGGACAGCCTGTGTACCCTAAACCCTATGCTGCAAGTGAGCCAGGGGCGTATATAATTCAGACACCTCCTGCAAGGACTTTCTATGGCGATGACCCAAGGACATATCAGATTCAAACAGCCCCTCCTCGGATCTTCTACATGGCCGACTCCTACACACCACCAATGGAGCATCATATTCCTGCAAGGGCGTACTACACTGAGGGAAGACGGCATGCCCGTGTGGTGCAGCCGCAATCAGAGGACTGGTACGGCTCCGAGGTCTCTGGCTACTCTAGCCATTACCCTTCCTCGTATGTTTCACAGGTTACTCCCACGAGAGTTAGACAAGAGCCAAAGCTCACAACTTGGTATGCCAACCCATGCATGGAGCCAGCAAGAACCGTAACAGACCCAAGACCGTACTCAAGATCTTGGGATAACATCCTTGATACCCATGTAGAGCGGGAACAGCCCGTACCTCGAGGGAAAAGCGATGAGAATCTTCTTTGTCAGGGGATACAAACTTCAAGTGAACGACCAAAACCTGTGGTTGTCAACCTTTCCAGCTCACCAAGGCGTTATGCTGCACTGTCCTTATCTGAAAACTCTTTGATTGACAAAAGTCCAACTGAGGCCAGGAGCTCTTCGAGTAAACTGTGGTTTGTCACACCTGAGATTACCATCACAGACAATGATATCAGACCAAGCAATCTTAGTAAATCAGAAGCACGCTCTGCAAGTTGGGATGTGCTGGATTCAAAAAGTGCCCCAAATCAAGAAGCCCCTCAACGTGAAGCAAAATCCCGCTCTGGAGAATCTACCAAAGAGAAAATACACAGCAGCACATCTTTACAGCAAAGTTTAGAGCAGCTTGATGAGCTTCTAGCAGATCTTGTTATCGATTACAAACCTCCAGCCAGGAGGACAAGTGAAGACTTGCTCGATCAACTCAAAAAGCTCATTGATGAAGAAGAAGCAGTATCTTCAGCAAGAAAGGATTCGATGGCAGGATCTGAAAGTGGCATGCCCCTTGACAAACAACCCACTTCAATAAAAATTGATCCTGACACACTAAGAGACACTGACGGGAGTTGTGACGGCCTGAGAAGTACAGAAGAGTGCTCCCCTGACCAGAGTCCCGATGAGGACGACACTATGATGtgttcaaacaataaatgccgaCGGACTGAGACCTTGTTTAACGCCTGCCTCTACTTTAAATCCTGCCACAGCTGCTATACCTACTACTGCTCTCGCAACTGTCGCCGCGAAGACTGGGACGTCCACAAGGAGAGCTGCCTCTATGGACGAATCGGTAGTGTGTGTCGCCACGTTATTAAGCACTGTCGAGAAACCGCAGAGGTCCATAAAGCTTTCTCCCGTATAGCCAAAGTGGGGTACCTGTCTCGGGGCAGAGGAGTCTTGTTTTTGGGCTTTCCAAATCCAGGTTCGTCCACAAATTTCCTTCAGTTTGGACTAGAAAGTCTACTCATGTCACCAACATACTTATCTCTCCGTGAGCTGGAGAGCTTCAAGGATAACCTTGGGGAATATTGCAAGGAGCTCCAAGAGGCGGGAAAGGAATACGACCCTAATGAATGTTTTCTCTTGAATGTATCCATTGCTGTTGGTGATCAAGTGCCTGACGGACCGTCGCCAAGGGTCCAAGCCCCAACTGTCAGGAAATTTGCCAAGATTGCTCTTGCCTCCTACAGCCCAGAAAAGAAGGTCCATCGGAAGGAAACCGACATGGAGACGTTGATCCTGACCCCACCGCCAGGTATGGCTGACATTGACAAGGAAGGCGAGGAGGGAAGGAAAGCCCGGGAGATCTGCTTCATCAACATTCAGCGGGAGTTGAGGATACGTGGGGTGTTTCTTCGCCATGAGTATCCCAATGTCTACCAAAAGCTCTGCGAGTTTGTTGAGAACAACAGGAGGTTCACGCCCACTACTATTTATCCCATTGATAAAAGGACCGGCAAGCAGTTCATGTGCATGATAATGGCAGCCTCTGAGCCACGAACTTTAGACTGGGTAGCCAACCCACATCTCCTAGAtgacattatataa